One stretch of Candidatus Syntrophosphaera sp. DNA includes these proteins:
- a CDS encoding extracellular solute-binding protein: MRIIPAFLLTLALFLGVCAPLRAKTEQRVVLKVFELPDPRKTDAYSRANLAVVEAFREKFPHIELRAFSGIQIENMDLDAGPLMAIAGGVAPDILYVNFRQSDTYIQNNFLWPLDEFIAQEDPAALRLRVEEPVWPVIRRVRKGESQARTWMLPYETLVRVLMYRKDVFRKAGLDPDKPPRDWEEFYRYARLLTNPAEGAYGTVLASGPQAAYDWLPFLWAAGGDAVSYDPVKQEWSASFAGPAGVEAMEFYLRLVATRWRDNRGEKQTGFAIREGDWGYMWQEGKIGMRMDYLSQQNMGGAYDPNLYAFAPSPAGPSGRGGSEINCRMMGIFSEAGISNNSGVGDRDPQAVRAAAWEYIRFYDSEEARQIRMKIMVDSGYGRMQNPVFLKRYGYESYLNYAPAGWLETFETALKHGKPEPYGDNCQKVYEYMTHPLEELVSLDLKGRLGNDPEIRRARIAATLEKAEARTNQEMIGRIPPETRAFRERLAMVFAVLILLAFGFTVWKVWKLLTPETKAKSKLRFNYRTWVALLLAPAVITILVWKYLPMLTGSIMAFQDYHLVGASPWIGFGNFAEVLFDPTWWASVGKTLYYMALLLGLGFVPPILLAILLQEVSRGKILYRVLFYLPAVISGVIVIYLWKLLYDPSDAGILNQILLQLGLPKSMWIKDEALAMLCVVLPTVWAGVGPGSLIYLAALKNIPQELYEAADIDGAGFRMKLRHIVVPSLKGLIIIQFIAAFIVAAQSSDFILVMTFGGPNEATRVADLLIFEKAYLYLRFGLATTMAWMLSLMLMGFTVLQIKHLSRMEFRTVQDDKVTKP; encoded by the coding sequence TTTGAGCTGCCGGACCCGCGCAAGACGGACGCCTATTCGCGGGCCAATCTGGCCGTGGTGGAGGCCTTTAGGGAGAAGTTTCCCCACATCGAACTGCGGGCGTTTTCGGGCATCCAGATCGAGAACATGGATCTGGACGCCGGTCCGCTGATGGCCATCGCGGGTGGCGTGGCGCCCGACATCCTCTATGTAAACTTCCGCCAGAGCGACACTTACATCCAGAACAACTTTCTCTGGCCCCTGGACGAGTTCATCGCCCAGGAGGATCCCGCAGCTTTGCGCCTGAGGGTGGAAGAGCCCGTCTGGCCTGTGATCCGCCGGGTCCGCAAAGGCGAAAGCCAGGCGCGGACCTGGATGCTGCCCTACGAGACCCTGGTGCGGGTGCTGATGTACCGCAAAGACGTGTTCCGTAAGGCCGGGCTCGATCCGGACAAGCCTCCGCGCGATTGGGAGGAGTTCTATCGCTATGCCCGGCTGCTGACGAATCCTGCCGAGGGCGCTTACGGCACGGTTTTGGCCTCCGGGCCCCAGGCCGCCTACGATTGGCTTCCCTTTCTCTGGGCCGCGGGGGGCGACGCGGTCTCCTATGACCCCGTAAAGCAGGAATGGAGCGCTTCTTTTGCCGGTCCCGCTGGCGTGGAGGCGATGGAATTCTACCTCAGGCTGGTTGCCACCCGGTGGCGCGACAACCGGGGTGAGAAGCAGACAGGCTTTGCGATCCGGGAGGGGGATTGGGGCTACATGTGGCAGGAAGGCAAGATCGGGATGCGCATGGATTACCTTTCCCAGCAAAACATGGGCGGGGCCTACGATCCGAACCTCTATGCCTTCGCGCCTTCACCGGCAGGGCCTTCCGGACGCGGGGGCAGCGAGATCAACTGCCGCATGATGGGCATCTTTTCCGAGGCCGGGATCAGCAACAATTCCGGGGTCGGAGACCGCGATCCGCAGGCTGTGCGAGCCGCGGCCTGGGAATACATCCGCTTCTACGATTCCGAGGAGGCGCGCCAGATCCGGATGAAGATCATGGTGGACAGCGGCTATGGCAGGATGCAGAATCCCGTCTTCCTCAAGCGTTACGGCTATGAAAGCTATCTGAACTACGCGCCGGCGGGCTGGCTGGAGACCTTCGAAACAGCGCTGAAACACGGAAAACCGGAGCCCTATGGCGATAACTGCCAAAAAGTTTATGAATACATGACCCATCCCCTCGAAGAACTGGTATCCCTGGACCTCAAAGGCAGGCTGGGAAATGATCCAGAGATCCGCAGGGCGCGCATCGCCGCCACCCTGGAAAAGGCGGAGGCGCGCACCAATCAGGAAATGATCGGCCGCATTCCTCCCGAGACCAGGGCCTTCCGGGAAAGGCTGGCCATGGTCTTCGCGGTCCTGATCCTGCTGGCCTTTGGTTTCACCGTGTGGAAGGTTTGGAAGCTGCTAACCCCGGAAACCAAGGCCAAAAGCAAACTCCGCTTCAATTACCGAACCTGGGTGGCCCTATTGCTGGCTCCGGCCGTGATCACAATTCTGGTTTGGAAATATCTGCCCATGCTCACCGGTTCGATCATGGCCTTTCAGGATTACCATCTCGTGGGGGCCAGTCCCTGGATCGGTTTCGGCAATTTCGCCGAAGTGCTTTTTGATCCGACCTGGTGGGCGTCGGTGGGCAAAACGCTCTACTACATGGCGTTGCTGCTGGGGCTGGGCTTCGTGCCGCCGATCCTGCTGGCGATCCTACTGCAGGAGGTTTCGCGCGGCAAGATCCTCTACCGGGTGCTGTTTTATCTGCCCGCCGTGATCAGCGGGGTGATCGTGATCTATCTCTGGAAGTTGCTTTACGACCCCTCGGACGCGGGGATACTGAACCAGATCCTGCTCCAGCTGGGACTCCCCAAGAGCATGTGGATCAAGGATGAAGCGCTGGCGATGCTTTGCGTGGTGCTGCCAACCGTCTGGGCCGGTGTGGGGCCCGGTTCGCTGATCTATCTGGCCGCGCTGAAAAACATCCCCCAGGAACTCTATGAAGCGGCGGACATCGACGGGGCCGGATTCCGCATGAAACTACGGCACATAGTGGTGCCCAGCCTCAAGGGGTTGATCATCATCCAGTTCATCGCCGCCTTCATCGTGGCCGCCCAAAGCAGCGATTTCATTCTGGTGATGACCTTTGGTGGGCCCAATGAGGCGACGCGGGTGGCCGACCTGCTGATCTTTGAAAAAGCCTATCTCTACCTGCGCTTCGGGCTTGCCACCACCATGGCCTGGATGCTGAGCCTCATGTTGATGGGCTTCACGGTGCTGCAGATCAAACACCTATCCAGGATGGAATTCCGCACCGTCCAGGACGACAAGGTGACAAAGCCATGA
- a CDS encoding beta-galactosidase, with translation MSIISKVGRRSVKVRLLNESIHLVLLLGAVTMVYPFLLMISASLKSNVDSTRLSLLPRYLHDDEALFQKYLESRYNEESSRLGDNYAGRWLAFSEVILPELPDPALYKDWKEFITSHPQGVYDYYVAEHYGRGVYPLNQRRMRKLLRQENDNDLTQFNRKYNTGAQSWEQIVVEEKEILGRNYVSTDEGYLGRFQSFKKDIEERHRNYINLDGAFAQMELAPAFRGDLIAFNSATGLGLNSWGDVVLSEKCPLPGHPLRGYWLNYVRKALNVHHIGLEDSAVPAFQAMLRGKYADIAMLNVTWNTAYGDFSELKIPDEIPDQGALVEDLTYFVENLATAEDLRVRNLGNEFRAWLESKYGTPGNLRRAWKGGYQSWEDVSLPSSAPAHNLAQAADWSRFARNEGLPWLEVLPAAQSDYLEFLRPRFGGAGSGLDLNKLNNFLGTNYDSEQDIFPNPSRPVDRDQADLWSEFVHQAAREQHLRLKPDEAATQAWRKYLGSKYPGPGALSQAWKLFPASFEQVSLPVWQIEHFLFQKNKASIRREFLTRNYAMVLDQMFNDARSLRNTGIYTLLSILLAVTVNPLAAYALSRFKPRFSYQLIMLFMLTMAFPAMVMGIPNFLMLRRLSLLNTFWALVLPAAADGYFIFLLKGFFDSLPRELYESASLDGAGEFRMFWQFTLRLSQPILAVIALGAFNAAYRNFLFAFIVCQDQSMWTLMVHIYELMQRASNSVGYAALVIAAIPTLAVFVFFQNIIIRGIVVPTEK, from the coding sequence ATGAGCATCATCTCCAAAGTGGGGCGCAGATCCGTCAAAGTCCGGCTGCTGAACGAATCCATCCACCTCGTCTTGCTCCTGGGCGCCGTGACGATGGTCTATCCTTTCCTGTTGATGATCTCCGCCTCCCTGAAAAGCAATGTGGACAGCACCCGGCTGAGTTTGCTGCCCCGTTATCTACATGACGATGAAGCCCTGTTCCAGAAATACCTGGAATCACGCTATAACGAGGAAAGCAGCCGCCTGGGTGATAATTATGCCGGACGCTGGCTTGCCTTTTCCGAGGTCATCCTGCCCGAACTGCCCGATCCGGCCCTGTATAAGGATTGGAAAGAGTTCATCACATCCCATCCCCAGGGGGTTTATGACTATTACGTGGCGGAACATTACGGCCGCGGGGTCTATCCCCTCAACCAGAGAAGGATGCGCAAGCTCCTGAGGCAGGAAAACGACAACGATCTGACCCAGTTTAACCGCAAATACAACACCGGCGCCCAAAGCTGGGAACAGATCGTTGTGGAGGAAAAGGAGATCCTGGGCCGCAATTACGTCAGCACAGATGAGGGCTATCTGGGCAGGTTCCAGAGTTTTAAGAAGGACATTGAAGAAAGGCACCGTAACTACATCAACCTCGACGGGGCCTTCGCGCAGATGGAACTGGCCCCGGCTTTCCGGGGAGACCTGATAGCCTTTAACAGCGCCACCGGACTGGGCCTCAATTCCTGGGGCGATGTGGTCCTTTCCGAAAAATGCCCGCTCCCGGGACATCCGCTGCGGGGATATTGGCTGAATTACGTGCGCAAGGCCCTGAACGTCCATCACATCGGGCTCGAAGACTCCGCTGTTCCGGCCTTCCAGGCCATGCTGCGAGGCAAATATGCCGATATTGCCATGCTCAACGTCACTTGGAACACAGCTTACGGCGACTTTTCCGAGTTGAAGATCCCGGACGAGATCCCCGACCAGGGCGCGCTGGTCGAGGATCTGACCTATTTTGTGGAAAACCTTGCCACCGCCGAAGACTTGAGGGTGCGCAACCTCGGCAATGAGTTTCGGGCCTGGCTGGAATCCAAGTATGGCACCCCGGGAAACTTGCGCCGGGCCTGGAAGGGCGGCTATCAAAGCTGGGAAGATGTTTCCCTGCCTTCCTCCGCGCCTGCGCACAACCTGGCCCAGGCCGCCGACTGGTCCCGCTTCGCCAGGAATGAAGGCCTTCCCTGGCTTGAAGTTCTACCCGCGGCGCAGTCCGACTACCTGGAATTCCTGCGCCCCCGTTTTGGCGGAGCGGGCTCCGGTCTCGATCTTAACAAGCTAAACAACTTCCTGGGAACAAATTACGACTCCGAACAAGACATTTTTCCAAATCCTAGCCGGCCGGTCGATCGAGACCAGGCCGACCTCTGGTCTGAATTCGTGCACCAGGCGGCGCGGGAACAACATCTGAGGCTTAAACCAGATGAAGCTGCCACTCAAGCCTGGCGGAAATATCTGGGTTCCAAATACCCGGGCCCCGGAGCTTTGAGCCAAGCCTGGAAGCTTTTTCCCGCAAGCTTTGAGCAGGTATCGCTGCCTGTCTGGCAGATCGAGCATTTCCTCTTCCAGAAGAACAAAGCCTCCATCCGCAGGGAGTTTCTGACCCGCAACTACGCCATGGTGCTGGACCAGATGTTCAATGACGCCCGTTCCCTGCGCAATACGGGGATCTACACTCTGCTTTCCATCCTGCTGGCCGTGACCGTCAATCCTCTTGCTGCCTACGCGCTCAGCCGTTTCAAACCGCGTTTCAGCTACCAGCTGATCATGCTCTTCATGCTGACCATGGCCTTTCCGGCGATGGTGATGGGCATCCCCAATTTCCTGATGCTGCGGCGATTGAGCCTGTTAAACACTTTCTGGGCCCTGGTCCTGCCAGCCGCCGCGGACGGCTATTTCATCTTCCTGCTCAAGGGCTTCTTCGACAGCCTGCCGCGCGAGCTGTATGAAAGCGCCAGCCTCGACGGAGCCGGGGAATTCCGCATGTTCTGGCAATTCACGCTGCGCCTGTCGCAACCGATCCTGGCCGTCATTGCTCTGGGCGCATTCAATGCCGCCTACCGCAATTTCCTCTTCGCCTTCATCGTTTGCCAGGACCAGTCCATGTGGACCCTCATGGTGCACATCTACGAACTGATGCAGCGCGCCAGCAACAGCGTGGGCTACGCGGCCCTGGTCATCGCCGCCATCCCTACTCTGGCGGTCTTTGTCTTCTTCCAGAATATCATCATCCGGGGGATCGTGGTCCCCACTGAGAAATAG
- a CDS encoding beta-N-acetylhexosaminidase: MIPQPKKMRVFKEKFWITEKVSYLNATLMPGELYLHLVKDLEQCYHKMFGDLEMDDDNLTVVDFFLAPFKKKVPPEYYELSIKPYRITLTAENPAGLLHGVQTLKQHWWDTSFNFEFEGDSGVDMQCLKINDWPSYPWRGLHLDVSRHFFAYKFIYRYLDWMASYKLNKFHWHLSDDQGWRIESKRFPRLHEAGAWRIEADGKRYGGFYTQRQIKLVVEYAARRGIEVIPEIDLPGHAQAILAAYPELACFPGDFQTLSVWGISSDIICAGKDSAIDFLKELLSEVAELFPGEYFHLGGDEAPKDRWKDCPHCQKRIAARKLADEEQLQGWLFQTLAKHLQDKGKTVIGWDEVLDGKIDSRPIVMCWRGDGIDAARKAHDNGNRYVICPNNKLYFDWKLDDFAYLPGAHGVTTIEDVYSLDLSRYRFEKEKLFLGGQANLWTEYVPDGKTAKDLLIGRIAALSELFWSDPQAKDFEEFIQRVWDSGNCP, from the coding sequence ATGATCCCACAGCCCAAGAAAATGCGCGTGTTCAAGGAGAAATTCTGGATCACGGAAAAAGTGTCCTATCTGAACGCGACCCTCATGCCAGGAGAGCTTTACCTCCATCTGGTGAAGGATCTGGAACAATGCTATCACAAGATGTTCGGAGACCTGGAGATGGACGACGACAATCTGACCGTCGTGGACTTTTTCCTGGCCCCCTTCAAAAAGAAGGTCCCGCCGGAGTATTATGAACTGAGCATAAAACCCTATAGGATCACGCTCACCGCGGAAAATCCAGCAGGTCTGCTGCATGGGGTCCAAACCCTCAAGCAGCATTGGTGGGACACATCCTTCAACTTTGAGTTTGAGGGCGACAGCGGGGTGGACATGCAATGCCTCAAGATCAACGATTGGCCGTCATATCCCTGGCGGGGGCTGCATCTGGACGTCAGCCGCCATTTCTTCGCTTACAAATTCATCTACCGCTATCTGGATTGGATGGCCTCCTACAAGCTGAACAAGTTCCATTGGCACCTTTCGGACGACCAGGGCTGGCGGATAGAGAGCAAACGCTTTCCCCGCCTGCATGAGGCCGGGGCCTGGCGGATTGAGGCAGATGGCAAAAGATACGGCGGCTTTTACACACAGCGCCAGATCAAGCTGGTGGTCGAATACGCCGCCCGGCGCGGCATTGAGGTCATCCCGGAGATCGATCTGCCCGGCCACGCGCAGGCGATCCTGGCCGCCTATCCTGAACTGGCTTGCTTTCCCGGCGATTTCCAGACCCTCAGCGTCTGGGGCATTTCCAGCGACATCATCTGCGCCGGAAAGGACTCTGCCATCGATTTCCTCAAAGAGTTGCTTTCCGAAGTGGCGGAGCTTTTTCCGGGCGAGTATTTCCATCTGGGTGGAGACGAAGCACCCAAGGACCGCTGGAAAGACTGTCCCCACTGCCAAAAGCGCATCGCCGCGCGCAAACTCGCCGATGAGGAACAGCTGCAGGGCTGGCTGTTCCAGACCCTTGCCAAACACTTGCAGGACAAGGGAAAGACCGTTATCGGCTGGGACGAGGTGCTGGACGGGAAGATCGACTCCCGGCCCATCGTGATGTGCTGGCGCGGAGACGGGATCGACGCGGCCCGCAAAGCCCATGACAACGGCAACCGCTATGTCATCTGCCCCAACAACAAGCTCTATTTCGACTGGAAATTGGACGATTTTGCCTATTTGCCTGGCGCCCACGGAGTCACCACCATCGAAGACGTGTACAGTCTTGACCTGTCACGCTATCGCTTTGAGAAGGAGAAGCTCTTCCTGGGCGGCCAGGCCAACCTCTGGACCGAATACGTTCCCGACGGCAAAACCGCCAAAGATCTGCTCATCGGGCGCATCGCCGCCTTGTCCGAGCTGTTCTGGTCCGACCCCCAGGCCAAGGATTTCGAGGAATTCATCCAGCGGGTCTGGGATTCGGGGAATTGCCCGTGA